A genomic segment from Nematostella vectensis chromosome 6, jaNemVect1.1, whole genome shotgun sequence encodes:
- the LOC5503793 gene encoding uncharacterized protein LOC5503793 gives MQIPALFWSVLLFLILSISQCAVPKARVTDPKRQSKASPAQDKVTHKINPGHLHPNQHLNKDTKQPGKTEQIKRSNPGKVRQSIPGRKTLAVDAKNVREVLKPKATKSVKRDQTSKSKKTTATKKRPVKAIKEFPLNEIMFKGKSTNEANQFIKANDKVGKAMELVYEHAREQDLNDIEQRLQRRNQEIASR, from the exons ATGCAAATCCCGGCGTTGTTCTGGTCAGTTCTTCTGTTCCTTATACTTTCAATATCGCAATGCGCTGTACCGAAAGCTAGAGTTACTGACCCTAAACGCCAATCAAAGGCTTCCCCAGCACAAGACAAGGTGACCCATAAGATCAACCCTGGGCATCTCCATCCAAACCAACACCTCAATAAAGACACTAAGCAGCCTGGTAAAACTGAGCAGATAAAGAGGTCAAATCCTGGAAAAGTAAGGCAATCTATTCCAGGAAGAAAGACCCTGGCTGTCGATGCAAAGAATGTCCGGGAGGTATTAAAGCCAAAAGCCACTAAAAGTGTCAAAAGAGATCAAACTAGTAAATCGAAAAAGACGACAGCGACAAAGAAGAGACCAGTGAAAGCGATCAAGGAGTTTCCACTGAATGAGATCATGTTCAAGGGCAAGTCTACAA ATGAAGCTAACCAGTTCATCAAGGCGAATGACAAGGTCGGCAAAGCAATGGAGCTTGTGTATGAGCATGCGCGCGAGCAAGATCTCAATGACATCGAACAGAGGCTACAGCGGCGAAACCAGGAAATAGCCTCACGGTGA